From the genome of Gracilibacillus salitolerans, one region includes:
- a CDS encoding heparinase II/III family protein, whose amino-acid sequence MKTKWRSNVIAQLEKDAEQFLNTSAVSISFDTYRQFMRNGDRQVYEEHYFLRRKRLTTFGLLRYLYPEREEYTAALENEIWQVCNEFTWCLPAHLDMQFEEQDYKTYKQTYQLQYTVDLFAAETAFTLAELVDLFGEQLDGFLVEKVKIEIDRRVFAPFMERTFHWEKATHNWASVCGGSIGAAALYLLNGESKQTQIIDRVIHTINHYLQGFEEDGACTEGYGYWQYGFGYFVYFADLLDRYLNIDLFERPKVKAVAMFQQKVFLADNKVVNFSDAEPTAAPMLGLTHYLHEKFPEVHIPPETVASTRFVDHCGRWAPAIRELSWHDSKIKGMDWPQESYVMEHSSIFLSRTDQHAFAVKAGHNDEPHNHNDIGQFILYGRGNVFLRDLGSGQYHKDYFSDKRYQFICNSAEGHSVPVINGDYQQEGARFSGKIAQVKQSSDNEEIELDLSCAYPEQLQFIRKFDWDKSDRPKLVVSDDFVFETTPSSLVESFIAEDIPFDIVDNKIYLKGKEEILEILFEKDKVLPSIKRKRFRNHQGEIEYYVHILCEVLSVTKNVSVKFEFKFSGGR is encoded by the coding sequence ATGAAGACTAAGTGGAGAAGTAATGTCATAGCACAACTAGAGAAAGATGCAGAGCAGTTCTTGAACACATCTGCGGTTAGCATCAGCTTCGATACTTACCGGCAATTTATGCGTAACGGTGATCGGCAAGTATATGAGGAACACTATTTTTTGCGGAGAAAAAGATTAACGACATTTGGTTTACTTAGATATCTTTACCCAGAGAGGGAAGAGTATACAGCTGCATTGGAAAATGAAATATGGCAGGTGTGTAATGAATTTACATGGTGTCTACCTGCACACTTAGACATGCAATTCGAGGAGCAAGACTATAAAACTTATAAGCAAACGTATCAATTACAATACACTGTGGACCTTTTTGCAGCAGAGACAGCTTTTACTTTGGCAGAACTTGTAGATTTGTTTGGTGAACAATTGGATGGTTTCCTTGTTGAAAAAGTAAAAATTGAGATTGATCGGCGTGTGTTTGCTCCTTTTATGGAACGTACTTTTCATTGGGAAAAAGCAACACATAATTGGGCATCTGTGTGTGGAGGATCAATCGGTGCAGCTGCTTTATACTTGCTAAACGGAGAGAGTAAACAAACCCAAATCATCGATCGAGTGATACATACAATAAATCATTATTTACAAGGCTTTGAAGAAGACGGTGCTTGTACGGAAGGCTATGGTTACTGGCAATATGGATTTGGCTATTTTGTCTATTTTGCTGATCTTTTAGATCGCTATCTGAATATCGATTTATTCGAACGACCGAAAGTAAAAGCAGTTGCGATGTTCCAGCAAAAAGTCTTTTTGGCAGACAATAAAGTGGTCAATTTCTCAGATGCAGAACCAACTGCCGCTCCGATGCTCGGATTGACACATTATTTGCATGAAAAATTCCCCGAAGTACATATACCACCGGAGACAGTGGCGTCAACACGATTTGTCGATCACTGTGGAAGGTGGGCGCCAGCTATACGTGAATTAAGCTGGCATGATTCAAAAATAAAAGGAATGGATTGGCCACAAGAGAGCTACGTTATGGAGCATTCGTCTATCTTTTTATCGCGTACGGATCAACATGCATTTGCTGTGAAAGCAGGACATAATGATGAACCACACAATCATAATGATATCGGTCAATTTATTCTTTACGGCCGTGGAAATGTTTTTTTGCGAGACTTAGGATCTGGTCAATATCATAAAGATTATTTTAGTGATAAACGCTATCAATTTATTTGCAATAGTGCAGAAGGTCATTCCGTACCTGTAATTAATGGAGACTATCAACAAGAAGGTGCACGATTTTCTGGTAAAATCGCACAAGTCAAGCAAAGCAGTGATAATGAGGAGATTGAATTAGATTTAAGCTGTGCATACCCGGAACAACTACAATTTATTCGCAAGTTTGATTGGGATAAATCAGATAGACCCAAGTTAGTGGTTAGCGACGATTTTGTATTTGAGACAACTCCATCTTCCTTGGTTGAATCTTTTATTGCTGAGGATATCCCATTTGATATAGTAGATAATAAGATTTATTTAAAAGGCAAAGAGGAAATACTAGAAATACTGTTTGAAAAAGACAAAGTACTTCCTAGTATAAAAAGAAAGAGATTTCGAAACCATCAGGGTGAAATAGAATATTATGTACATATTTTATGTGAAGTGCTAAGCGTAACTAAAAATGTTTCGGTAAAATTTGAATTCAAATTTTCAGGAGGCAGATGA
- a CDS encoding ABC transporter permease — MRKKISIPQLITISSPICLLLLWEFCSQFEILDPRFFPAPTLIMQTLLQMGESGELFSHITVSLTRIVFGFLLGVIPAICIGLLMGMYRYFRHFFSPIIMIFMPIPTLAMLPIILILFGIGEFSKMITIAISVFFPVAINTAAGVANIDKIYLDVAKNYQANAKDFFFKIALPGSLPVMLEGIQMGQAIALLTIVAAEMIGANSGIGYLIWMNYKAFLLPQMYVGLLLISFFGYFFSLLLRGMERKLLPWK, encoded by the coding sequence ATGCGAAAAAAAATATCTATACCACAATTGATTACCATCTCCTCCCCAATCTGCTTACTTCTATTATGGGAGTTTTGTTCTCAATTTGAGATATTAGATCCACGTTTCTTTCCAGCACCCACTTTAATCATGCAAACACTTTTGCAGATGGGAGAGTCTGGGGAGCTTTTTTCACACATCACAGTCAGTTTAACTCGGATTGTATTTGGTTTCTTACTCGGTGTTATTCCTGCGATCTGTATTGGGCTGTTAATGGGTATGTATCGGTATTTCAGGCATTTTTTCTCACCAATCATCATGATTTTCATGCCGATTCCAACATTAGCGATGCTTCCTATTATCCTAATTTTATTTGGTATCGGAGAATTCTCAAAAATGATTACAATTGCTATTAGTGTTTTTTTTCCAGTAGCTATCAATACTGCAGCAGGTGTTGCCAATATCGATAAAATCTACTTAGATGTTGCAAAGAATTATCAAGCCAATGCAAAAGACTTCTTCTTCAAAATTGCACTTCCAGGTTCTTTACCAGTTATGCTGGAGGGTATTCAAATGGGCCAGGCGATTGCTTTGTTGACAATAGTAGCTGCCGAAATGATTGGTGCTAACTCTGGGATAGGCTATCTCATTTGGATGAACTACAAAGCCTTTTTACTGCCACAAATGTATGTCGGATTATTGCTTATTTCGTTTTTTGGTTACTTTTTCTCCTTATTACTAAGAGGAATGGAACGAAAATTATTGCCCTGGAAATAA
- a CDS encoding ribose-phosphate diphosphokinase, whose translation MKDTYNDTKLKVFSLNSNLSLAEEIVHHIGIDLGKSSVKTFSDGEIQINIEESIRGCDVFVVQSTYDPVEDHIMELLIMIDALKRASAASINVVIPYYGYARQDRKSRAREPITAKLIADLIQKAGANRIISIDLHAPQAQGFFNIPVDPISAVPIIGSYLDAKQLEDIVVVAPDHSSVSRARHLADQLKAPIAIVDRRGPRDNASTINIVGEVENKTAIIIDDIIDTGRRITSSAKALKNHGTNQVYACTTHPVLSGIAVKKIAESNIKELIVTNTIPLPEEKQIDKITQLTVGPVVSEAIIRLYEQQSVSSLYL comes from the coding sequence TTGAAAGATACATATAATGATACCAAATTGAAAGTTTTTTCCTTAAACTCCAACCTTTCACTCGCTGAAGAGATTGTACATCATATTGGTATTGATTTAGGAAAGTCTTCCGTTAAAACATTCAGTGACGGAGAAATACAAATTAACATTGAAGAAAGCATTAGAGGTTGTGATGTATTTGTCGTTCAATCAACCTATGATCCTGTAGAAGATCATATTATGGAGTTATTAATTATGATAGATGCCTTGAAAAGAGCTTCTGCAGCATCAATTAATGTTGTGATTCCTTATTATGGTTATGCACGTCAGGATCGGAAATCTCGAGCACGGGAACCAATTACCGCGAAACTAATTGCCGATTTAATACAAAAAGCTGGTGCCAACCGGATTATTTCCATCGATTTGCATGCACCTCAGGCTCAGGGTTTTTTCAATATCCCCGTTGATCCTATTTCAGCTGTTCCCATCATCGGAAGCTATTTGGATGCAAAACAATTAGAAGATATCGTCGTAGTAGCCCCTGATCATAGCAGTGTATCACGCGCCAGACATTTGGCCGATCAGTTAAAAGCACCGATAGCTATAGTAGATCGCCGTGGACCAAGAGATAATGCCTCCACAATTAATATTGTTGGTGAAGTTGAAAACAAAACAGCAATTATTATTGATGATATTATTGATACGGGGCGGCGTATTACATCAAGTGCAAAGGCGTTAAAAAATCATGGAACTAATCAGGTTTATGCATGCACTACTCATCCTGTTCTTTCAGGTATTGCCGTCAAAAAAATAGCTGAATCTAATATAAAAGAATTAATTGTTACCAATACTATTCCGTTACCAGAAGAAAAACAAATAGATAAAATTACTCAATTGACTGTAGGTCCTGTTGTTTCAGAGGCGATTATCCGCTTATATGAACAACAATCTGTCAGTTCATTGTATCTCTAA
- a CDS encoding DUF2264 domain-containing protein, producing MGQNSLDRKQDIERLLIEMWKPLAPYYDETNSRIRVGQTAAAYSEDVAGLECFSRVLWGAAPLLASNGSTDLWSKHLQGIVNGTDPQSEGYWGEIQDYDQRIVEMAAFGYTLCLAPEHVWEPLTAEQKENLANWLSQINKHPAHDCNWLFFAVIVNIGLKKVGARYDQETIDQNLKRIDDFYLGDGWYKDGEVAHVDYYTPFALHYYG from the coding sequence ATGGGACAGAACTCTTTAGATAGGAAACAAGATATCGAGAGATTATTAATAGAAATGTGGAAACCGCTCGCACCATATTATGATGAAACAAATTCACGGATCCGAGTGGGACAGACAGCAGCAGCTTATTCAGAGGATGTAGCTGGTTTAGAATGTTTTTCAAGAGTCTTATGGGGAGCAGCACCTTTACTTGCTTCAAATGGCAGTACAGATTTATGGTCTAAACATTTACAAGGAATTGTTAATGGTACAGATCCGCAAAGTGAAGGGTACTGGGGTGAAATCCAAGACTATGATCAACGAATTGTAGAGATGGCAGCTTTTGGGTACACGTTGTGTTTAGCACCAGAACATGTTTGGGAACCACTCACCGCAGAACAAAAAGAAAATCTGGCAAACTGGTTATCTCAAATCAATAAGCACCCTGCACATGATTGTAACTGGTTATTTTTTGCCGTAATTGTCAATATCGGTCTGAAAAAAGTAGGAGCACGATACGATCAAGAGACAATCGATCAAAACTTAAAAAGAATCGATGATTTTTATTTGGGTGACGGCTGGTACAAGGATGGCGAAGTGGCTCATGTAGATTATTACACACCTTTTGCCCTGCATTATTATGGGTAG
- a CDS encoding DUF3995 domain-containing protein yields MGKTASVPEKVGGGASFTPRIIETLIVALGLLLVGFMLLAQFNAIPFYYPNILTKMFCIVFTFVFFLRAIGDFKYLGFTKRIKDSTFAKYDTRYYSPLCFYLGISFLLVWL; encoded by the coding sequence ATGGGCAAAACCGCTTCTGTACCCGAAAAAGTAGGCGGTGGTGCATCGTTTACTCCTAGGATCATCGAGACACTCATTGTTGCGTTAGGGTTATTACTTGTCGGATTTATGCTATTAGCTCAATTCAATGCAATCCCTTTCTATTACCCTAATATCCTGACGAAAATGTTTTGTATAGTATTTACCTTTGTTTTCTTTTTGAGAGCAATTGGTGATTTTAAATATCTTGGATTCACAAAAAGAATTAAAGATTCTACTTTCGCTAAGTATGATACGAGATACTATAGTCCTCTTTGTTTTTATTTAGGGATTTCATTTTTATTGGTGTGGTTGTAG
- a CDS encoding nitroreductase family protein, translating into MDVLEAIKNRREITSYQDREIEKEVLEAVVDATYFAPTGNNLPSKDIIVVTDPEKLVALKDTTPFMPWIAHSKAAIAITGRPDISKYWLQDSSIAAGYCWLEAVEKGLVGAFGAIYHAEDPEESERRESHARNVLGIPNDRKVVAIIGLGYPDETKPPKKHIPKEEIVHYDRFQS; encoded by the coding sequence ATGGATGTATTAGAAGCTATTAAAAACAGACGAGAAATTACAAGCTACCAAGATCGTGAGATTGAAAAAGAAGTATTGGAAGCTGTGGTTGATGCTACTTATTTTGCACCTACAGGAAATAATTTACCATCTAAAGATATTATCGTTGTAACAGATCCAGAAAAACTGGTTGCTTTAAAAGACACCACTCCATTTATGCCATGGATTGCCCATTCTAAAGCAGCTATCGCTATCACCGGTCGACCTGATATAAGTAAATATTGGTTACAGGATAGTTCCATTGCAGCTGGATATTGCTGGCTGGAAGCAGTCGAGAAAGGATTAGTTGGAGCTTTTGGTGCAATCTATCATGCAGAGGATCCAGAAGAATCAGAGAGACGAGAAAGTCATGCTCGTAATGTATTGGGGATTCCAAATGACCGAAAAGTTGTTGCCATCATTGGCCTAGGGTACCCAGATGAAACGAAACCACCAAAAAAACATATTCCTAAGGAAGAAATCGTTCATTACGACCGCTTTCAATCATAG
- a CDS encoding ABC transporter substrate-binding protein has product MKTFLFSIMTLVAFLVVSGCQSSDSGQRDDGENTDSLSPLEETAKVVIAEDGSASGAGFYIAKDKGYFEEYNIEVEFATFGNSDEMLPAVAAGEVDVAGGISSASFFNSIAQGIDVRFIADKGHNNEGSSYFTFVVRDDLKDEITDYPDVKDKKIAVSTENGVDHYIYNEMLKHAGVSTDEVEFVLMSDFGNMMSAMGNNQIDLALQIEPLITQGENQAIHQRFLDATDYAPEAQIAMVLGSPKFLTERRDVAVRFMAAYLRGVRDYHDVFMKDIDDEGEVISIMANHTALKDEELWEEVGVTGLNPNGYIFEEDVEKQYQFYQENGAIQGDLDFEKIIDMSLVEEALDLIGTYEE; this is encoded by the coding sequence ATGAAAACATTTCTATTTTCAATAATGACACTTGTTGCGTTTTTGGTTGTAAGTGGTTGTCAATCGTCTGATTCCGGTCAACGAGATGACGGTGAAAATACCGATTCATTATCCCCTCTTGAAGAAACTGCCAAAGTCGTCATCGCAGAAGATGGGTCTGCTTCTGGAGCAGGTTTTTATATCGCAAAGGACAAAGGTTACTTTGAAGAATATAACATCGAAGTGGAATTTGCGACTTTTGGCAACAGTGATGAAATGCTACCTGCAGTTGCGGCAGGTGAAGTCGATGTTGCTGGTGGAATTTCCTCCGCCTCTTTCTTCAATTCGATCGCACAAGGTATTGATGTCCGCTTTATTGCCGATAAAGGCCATAACAATGAAGGCAGTTCTTATTTTACCTTTGTCGTAAGAGATGATTTAAAGGACGAAATTACAGATTATCCTGATGTGAAGGATAAAAAAATTGCCGTATCCACTGAAAACGGTGTTGATCATTATATTTACAATGAAATGCTGAAACATGCCGGGGTTTCTACAGATGAAGTGGAATTTGTCTTGATGAGTGACTTTGGTAATATGATGTCTGCAATGGGAAATAATCAAATTGATCTTGCTTTACAGATTGAACCACTTATTACACAAGGTGAAAATCAGGCTATACATCAACGTTTCTTGGATGCAACAGATTATGCTCCAGAAGCACAGATAGCAATGGTTTTAGGATCACCCAAGTTTTTAACAGAACGTCGAGATGTAGCAGTTCGTTTTATGGCAGCATATTTAAGAGGAGTACGTGATTACCATGATGTCTTTATGAAAGACATCGATGACGAAGGTGAAGTTATCTCCATCATGGCCAATCATACGGCTCTTAAAGATGAAGAACTCTGGGAAGAAGTTGGAGTAACTGGACTAAATCCTAATGGCTATATTTTTGAAGAAGATGTAGAAAAACAATATCAATTCTATCAAGAAAATGGTGCGATTCAAGGAGACTTAGATTTTGAGAAAATTATAGATATGTCGCTTGTTGAAGAAGCATTAGATTTAATTGGAACATATGAAGAATAA
- a CDS encoding TetR/AcrR family transcriptional regulator C-terminal domain-containing protein: MSETIRSALREESTNIVKFNEALSDIIDESMQNGLFQSRFNPQHIASVLVGIYFNALITWSSAETKEDLKEIFHPQFEIVWEGIAAQ, translated from the coding sequence TTGTCTGAAACCATCCGTTCTGCCTTAAGGGAAGAATCAACAAATATTGTAAAGTTTAATGAAGCTCTGTCAGATATCATAGATGAATCAATGCAAAATGGATTGTTTCAAAGTCGCTTTAATCCCCAACATATTGCTTCTGTTCTAGTCGGAATCTACTTCAACGCACTTATTACATGGTCGTCCGCAGAAACAAAAGAAGATTTAAAAGAGATTTTTCATCCACAATTTGAAATCGTATGGGAAGGAATTGCGGCACAATAG
- a CDS encoding DUF2264 C-terminal domain-containing protein has protein sequence MATEHAKVSALALTGDAEFKHIFPNANTNLLHKRTVIPTLMKSLNKGTHLFVHAFYGSPTQVEAELPRLEDGVIYLEDKEWKLADLMEKRG, from the coding sequence GTGGCAACAGAGCATGCAAAAGTATCAGCACTAGCTCTTACCGGAGATGCTGAATTCAAGCATATTTTTCCAAATGCCAATACGAATTTGCTACACAAACGAACTGTAATTCCAACACTTATGAAATCATTAAATAAAGGAACCCATTTATTTGTACACGCCTTTTACGGATCACCGACACAAGTGGAAGCGGAATTGCCAAGATTAGAGGATGGGGTTATTTATCTAGAAGACAAGGAGTGGAAATTGGCTGATTTAATGGAGAAGAGGGGTTAA
- a CDS encoding spore morphogenesis/germination protein YwcE: protein MDILLIFLLIFSFTPFLLWGDKWKKTAIGQIPFVIGAWFTFVKYVTVGIGPGETYLWGLFIANLVYGHIAFTIVLLEMRKSIKVRQPMVEQNN from the coding sequence ATGGATATATTATTAATTTTCTTGCTAATTTTTAGTTTCACTCCTTTTTTACTATGGGGAGATAAATGGAAAAAAACTGCTATCGGGCAAATACCTTTTGTTATCGGCGCCTGGTTTACCTTTGTAAAATATGTAACAGTTGGAATTGGACCTGGAGAAACCTATTTATGGGGTCTATTTATTGCAAATCTGGTATACGGACATATTGCCTTTACAATTGTGTTACTGGAAATGCGAAAGTCTATCAAAGTACGTCAACCAATGGTAGAACAGAATAACTAA
- a CDS encoding ABC transporter ATP-binding protein, with protein MSKIEINQLSKKFIKRDKFIEALQDITLSIQPGEFVCLLGPSGCGKTTLLRILANLEKPSTGEVFIHQTDEQKPLQSMVFQENGIIPWLTVEENVAFGLKMRHLPSSYVKERTEYYLYKVGLTNFKRLYPKELSGGMKQRVSIARAFANDPEILLMDEPFAALDEQNKFILQEELLSIWQETKKTVLFITHSIDEALLLSDRILLMSSQPGRIIKDITIEMERPRSIEKVRSDSTMTNIFLDVWEHLQSEVKQARLK; from the coding sequence TTGTCAAAAATTGAGATTAATCAATTATCAAAAAAATTCATCAAACGAGATAAGTTTATTGAAGCTTTACAGGATATCACCTTATCGATTCAACCAGGAGAATTTGTTTGTTTACTAGGTCCGAGTGGCTGTGGGAAAACAACCTTACTTAGAATTTTAGCTAATTTAGAAAAGCCGAGTACTGGTGAAGTATTCATTCACCAAACAGATGAGCAAAAGCCGTTACAATCCATGGTTTTCCAAGAAAATGGTATCATCCCTTGGCTGACTGTAGAAGAAAATGTTGCATTCGGACTAAAAATGAGACATTTACCAAGCTCTTATGTTAAAGAACGTACAGAGTATTATTTATACAAAGTTGGTTTAACCAATTTCAAACGATTGTACCCTAAAGAACTTTCAGGAGGAATGAAGCAACGTGTAAGTATTGCGCGTGCTTTTGCGAATGACCCGGAAATTCTATTAATGGATGAACCATTTGCGGCTTTAGATGAACAGAACAAATTCATTCTACAAGAAGAATTACTTTCGATTTGGCAGGAAACAAAGAAAACTGTTCTTTTTATTACCCATAGTATTGATGAAGCTTTGTTGCTAAGTGATCGAATTTTACTGATGAGTTCGCAACCCGGAAGAATTATCAAAGACATTACGATTGAGATGGAACGACCACGGTCAATTGAAAAAGTACGATCTGATTCAACCATGACTAACATTTTCTTAGATGTATGGGAGCATCTACAAAGCGAAGTAAAGCAAGCAAGGTTAAAGTGA
- a CDS encoding glycerate kinase: MKIVVAPDSYKGSLSATEVAHTIKTAIQESGDHEVITKPMADGGEGTIEAILSATSGKQVQISTLGPLGESIETSYAIINQTTAVIETAMHAGLYQVPDDKRNPDLTTTYGMGQAILDALDRGCQQIIIGLGGSATNDGGLGLLQALGLHVFDKNGNPLDKFGNDLLHIDAVQLDDLDPRLQDVKFRIACDVDNPLCGELGASAVYGPQKGATPAQIHLYDKALHHFANLLETQLDNNWQHTPGAGAAGGLGFAFLSLGAKLESGASLIAEAISLEQSIEVADLILTGEGQSDEQTLYGKAPGFVAELAKKFNKPTILLSGSLGGNTAKLRKHFAGCFSIVNQPLSLEECMDNTSTLLKEQTMQIMTLIQAMKEDR; the protein is encoded by the coding sequence ATGAAAATTGTTGTTGCACCTGATTCTTATAAAGGAAGTCTGTCCGCTACGGAAGTGGCACATACGATAAAGACAGCAATCCAAGAAAGCGGTGATCATGAAGTTATCACAAAACCAATGGCAGATGGTGGTGAAGGTACGATCGAAGCGATATTATCTGCTACTTCGGGGAAACAAGTTCAAATTTCTACACTCGGTCCATTAGGTGAATCGATAGAAACAAGTTATGCCATTATTAATCAGACTACTGCAGTCATTGAAACAGCCATGCATGCTGGCTTGTATCAAGTCCCAGATGACAAGCGAAATCCGGATTTGACCACAACTTATGGAATGGGACAAGCTATTCTCGATGCCTTGGATAGAGGTTGTCAGCAAATTATTATTGGTCTTGGTGGTAGCGCTACGAACGATGGTGGTTTAGGATTATTGCAAGCACTTGGCCTACACGTATTTGATAAAAATGGTAATCCGTTAGATAAATTCGGTAATGACCTATTACATATCGACGCTGTTCAGCTCGACGATTTGGACCCTCGCTTACAAGATGTAAAATTCCGAATTGCCTGTGATGTCGATAACCCATTATGTGGGGAACTGGGAGCAAGTGCCGTATACGGTCCACAGAAAGGAGCAACTCCAGCGCAAATTCATTTATATGATAAAGCTTTACACCATTTTGCTAACCTGTTGGAAACACAACTAGATAACAACTGGCAACATACTCCCGGCGCCGGGGCTGCAGGTGGTCTGGGGTTTGCTTTCCTATCACTGGGTGCAAAATTGGAGTCTGGGGCCTCTTTAATTGCTGAAGCCATTAGTCTCGAGCAAAGTATAGAAGTAGCAGATCTTATTCTTACTGGCGAGGGGCAAAGTGATGAACAAACCTTATATGGAAAAGCACCCGGCTTTGTGGCAGAATTAGCAAAAAAATTTAACAAACCAACTATTTTATTATCGGGTAGTTTAGGTGGAAATACTGCAAAATTAAGAAAACACTTTGCAGGCTGTTTTTCGATTGTTAACCAGCCATTAAGTCTGGAAGAGTGCATGGATAATACTTCCACACTTTTAAAGGAACAAACGATGCAAATTATGACATTGATTCAAGCAATGAAGGAAGATAGATAA